A genomic stretch from Hydrogenimonas urashimensis includes:
- the truD gene encoding tRNA pseudouridine(13) synthase TruD — protein MKVDRLYPLSHTPIEFYFRQNPTDFVVTEIPLYDFSGEGEHLVIKIRKKGLTTWQMLETLSSTLGLKVKDIGYAGLKDKEAMTVQYLSIPKKHEEALKNFSHKQIKILETTRHGNKLRIGHLKGNRFFIRLKKVSPTDAAKIDSLLKWIEANGSPNYFGWQRFGKEGDNFEIAREIIEGKKRMRHRKKRDFLMSAYQSHLFNMWLSKRIEISRLFDAFKPKELKEVFVWNDEVIRQIHKEPHFFKLLPGDLAQHYPHGRLFTVSNIHEDAARFQAREISPTGILPGLKAKQATGLAWEIEKEFLREVPAQGGRRYAWIWPEAIEGVYKKEEWHYELHFTLPKGSYATVLLEMIANRPLKEKL, from the coding sequence ATGAAAGTAGACAGACTCTATCCATTGAGCCATACTCCCATAGAGTTTTATTTTCGGCAAAATCCCACCGATTTCGTCGTGACGGAGATTCCCCTATACGACTTTTCGGGGGAAGGCGAGCATCTTGTAATCAAAATCAGGAAAAAGGGTTTGACGACCTGGCAGATGCTCGAAACACTCAGTTCGACTCTCGGGTTGAAAGTCAAAGATATCGGATATGCCGGCCTCAAGGACAAAGAAGCCATGACCGTGCAGTACCTTTCCATTCCCAAAAAGCATGAAGAGGCGTTGAAAAACTTCTCCCACAAACAGATTAAAATACTCGAAACGACCCGTCACGGAAACAAACTGCGTATCGGCCATCTGAAAGGCAACCGCTTCTTCATCCGTCTAAAAAAGGTGAGCCCCACTGATGCGGCGAAAATCGATTCGCTTCTGAAGTGGATAGAAGCGAATGGATCACCCAACTATTTCGGCTGGCAGCGATTCGGCAAAGAGGGGGACAATTTCGAAATCGCCAGGGAGATCATCGAGGGGAAAAAGAGAATGCGCCACCGCAAAAAGCGCGATTTTCTGATGAGCGCCTATCAGTCGCACCTATTCAATATGTGGCTGAGCAAGCGGATCGAAATTTCCAGGCTTTTCGATGCGTTCAAGCCCAAAGAGCTGAAAGAGGTGTTCGTCTGGAACGACGAAGTGATACGGCAGATTCACAAAGAGCCCCACTTCTTCAAACTTCTTCCCGGCGACTTGGCCCAGCACTATCCCCACGGCAGACTCTTCACCGTATCCAACATTCACGAAGACGCGGCCCGCTTTCAGGCCCGTGAGATAAGTCCTACGGGTATTCTTCCGGGGCTCAAAGCCAAACAGGCGACGGGACTTGCGTGGGAGATCGAAAAGGAGTTTTTAAGGGAGGTCCCGGCCCAGGGCGGCCGGCGGTATGCCTGGATATGGCCGGAAGCGATCGAAGGCGTTTACAAAAAAGAGGAGTGGCATTACGAGCTGCACTTTACTCTGCCCAAAGGCTCCTATGCCACTGTGTTGCTTGAAATGATCGCCAACAGACCTTTGAAAGAGAAGCTATGA